The proteins below come from a single Triticum aestivum cultivar Chinese Spring chromosome 5D, IWGSC CS RefSeq v2.1, whole genome shotgun sequence genomic window:
- the LOC123119647 gene encoding uncharacterized protein has product MAEEVIKEAITSTTPALAESKREDLRINTTEIIDGNSVPPYLRRKEKPVPHYQRASTGSCHDKCKLGIHHSSESKKYSPVRAWRQDRANARNGTHDLAQAVAIPQGDKARNKSQTLKISRVKDGAAPGKPEFTKQKPPLKGVPGRLESSPCVELISDEVPGTVVAGNQPDCAKCLIISLDDLSSCGDGQLSEGAVSIELDMPLAIQDRDESDDHSTDHSANDSVSSENMSKQTVMASENHKQDRDVTKPQSFSQESVKPNRKARSTITRNTMSKHKSEITSHEKAAGTSAGSGDGPRTTAKKADPSVPNKFNKERKLNSTVTSTLPRVKKIKAPSPASTMDSSAKPATNKHAPSPSPPSGKQTERKITLNNVAKNAQLWQNKGEEKVTLSPLKLSRSTVRAVRKETSDSPVKSKKFYGIESFSGCKDKISKTASPKIRKPDVNNKERQSRKENGAIARTEIAGRPKITSTPSCIIMKSPRMLRFRRGKVLKLGSNSDNSTPRRVQFRPAYATDDGNRSKYPARRRITKNNEAKTSAASKDSGASRAEVVVLRHQGANDKKKSEPRLFNNVIKETASRLVEARTSKVKALVGAFETVISLQGIKQGRPSIS; this is encoded by the exons ATGGCCGAGGAGGTGATCAAAGAGGCTATCACTTCAACAACTCCTGCATTAGCTGAGTCGAAGAGAGAAGATCTCCGGATAAATACCACTGAAATCATAGATGGCAACAGTGTGCCGCCCTACCTGAGGAGGAAAGAGAAGCCAGTTCCACATTACCAGAGAGCATCCACTGGCTCATGCCATGACAAATGCAAACTTGGTATTCATCATTCTTCCGAGTCTAAGAAATACTCGCCTGTTCGTGCCTGGCGTCAGGACCGCGCGAACGCCAGGAATGGAACACACGACCTGGCTCAGGCTGTAGCCATCCCACAAGGAGACAAAGCAAGAAACAAGAGTCAGACGCTGAAGATTTCTCGTGTAAAAGATGGCGCTGCTCCTGGTAAGCCTGAATTTACCAAGCAGAAGCCACCACTGAAAGGAGTACCTGGTCGTCTTGAAAGCTCTCCATGTGTAGAGTTAATATCAGATGAAGTACCTGGAACTGTTGTGGCTGGAAACCAGCCAGATTGTGCGAAGTGCCTCATCATCTCACTTGATGACTTGTCGAGCTGTGGAGATGGACAATTGTCAGAGGGAGCTGTAAGCATTGAGCTGGATATGCCGTTGGCCATCCAGGACAGGGATGAGTCCGACGATCATAGTACGGATCATTCTGCAAATGACTCTGTAAGTTCAGAGAACATGAGTAAGCAGACTGTGATGGCATCAGAGAACCACAAACAAGATAGGGACGTGACTAAACCACAGAGCTTCTCCCAGGAGTCTGTGAAACCAAACAGGAAAGCAAGGTCGACTATAACCAGAAACACCATGTCAAAGCACAAGAGCGAAATAACATCACATGAGAAGGCTGCAGGTACATCAGCTGGAAGCGGCGATGGACCAAGGACAACGGCGAAAAAGGCAGATCCTAGCGTTCCTAACAAGTTCAACAAGGAGAGGAAACTCAACTCCACTGTCACATCAACTCTTCCAAGGGTGAAGAAAATCAAAGCACCATCACCAGCTAGCACGATGGATTCATCTGCCAAACCTGCTACAAATAAGCATGCTCCATCTCCATCACCTCCTTCAGGGAAGCAAACTGAAAGAAAGATTACACTGAATAATGTTGCCAAGAATGCTCAACTTTGGCAAAAcaagggagaagaaaaggttacATTGAGTCCACTGAAGCTGTCTCGTTCTACAGTGAGAGCAGTCAGGAAAGAAACTTCTGATTCCCCAGTGAAGAGTAAGAAGTTTTATGGGATAGAAAGTTTTTCTGGGTGCAAGGATAAAATATCGAAGACAGCTTCGCCAAAAATACGAAAACCAGACGTTAACAACAAAGAGAGACAATCTCGCAAAG AAAATGGGGCTATTGCAAGAACTGAAATTGCAGGAAGGCCAAAGATAACATCCACGCCCTCATGCATCATCATGAAGTCGCCTCGCATGCTGAGGTTTCGCCGTGGCAAGGTGCTGAAGCTTGGCAGCAACTCTGACAACAGCACTCCCAGACGAGTACAGTTCAGGCCTGCATATGCTACAGATGACGGCAACAGAAGCAAATATCCTGCCAGACGCAGAATCACCAAGAACAATGAAGCTAAAACTTCTGCTGCATCAAAAGATTCAGGTGCTTCAAGAGCTGAGGTTGTCGTCCTGAGGCATCAGGGTGCCAATGACAAAAAGAAGAGCGAGCCGCGATTATTCAACAATGTGATCAAGGAGACCGCGAGCAGGCTCGTCGAGGCGAGGACGAGCAAAGTGAAGGCCCTCGTTGGTGCTTTCGAGACAGTGATCTCGCTTCAAGGTATAAAGCAAGGCAGACCCAGCATTTCCTGA
- the LOC123119646 gene encoding translation initiation factor eIF-2B subunit epsilon isoform X2 — translation MSQKKSRGGAAAREDADELSRSPLQAVLLADSFTLKFRPITLERPKVLLPLVNVPMIDYTLSWLETEGVEEVFVFCCAHAQQVKEHLEEAGWTGKPAAWEMAVMAVESHDAISAGDALRVMYGRGLINGDFVLISGDTISNMSLKEVLQEHKDRRKKDPLAVMTMIIKHSKPSILMHQTRLGTDEIVMALASETKELLYYEDRADSSHLCVTIDKDILANNPTLQLHNNMEDCYIDICSPDVLSLFTDNFDYQHLRRHFVKGLLVDDIMGYKIYTHEIHSSYAARIDNFRSYDAVSKDIIQRWTYPMVPDVLSFGNCHEMKLHRQGIYKASDVTLSHSAQIGANSVIGNATSIGEQCKILNSVIGEGCSIGKNVLIHGSYIWDNVIIEDGCKVSNSLVCDDVHLRAGAIVEPGCILSFKIKVGKNVVVPAYSKVSLLDKPSNEDSDEELEYADTNSGVTDSAPFSSTRGNADHPTIVSEDDELGASETCTSGVLGYIWASGDTGILEEWRQSIAPIPKEKLQELQHAVSVDGDVGSEEDLNNRPSEADRDNDSEIGVIEDDDYTKFEKEVEETFQRAVDGVHQDNLILEINALRLSYSLQHADCAGAVFYSIMRAALVAAQSTNDSLLKSTADALTKWKDLLRNYTKTVDEEMEILLKFEEMCQEITKEFSPLFSKILPYLYDKEIVSEVAILRWAEEKENADEPDKVFVKQSDVFIQWLKEAEEEDEDDEEEE, via the exons atgtCTCAGAAGAAGTCGCGCGGCGGAGCCGCCGCCCGAGAAGACGCTGATGAGCTCTCGCGCTCGCCCCTCCAGGCCGTCCTCCTCGCCGACAGCTTCACGCTCAAGTTCCGGCCCATCACCCTCGAGCGCCCCAAG GTGCTGCTGCCGCTGGTGAACGTGCCCATGATCGACTACACGCTGTCCTGGTTGGAGACCGAGGGCGTTGAGGAGGTCTTCGTCTTCTGCTGTGCGCACGCGCAGCAGGTCAAGGAGCACCTGGAGGAGGCGGGCTGGACTGGGAAGCCCGCGGCCTGGGAGATGGCCGTCATGGCCGTCGAGTCGCATGATGCGATCAGCGCAGGCGACGCTCTCCGCGTCATGTACGGCCGTGGCCTT ATAAATGGTGACTTCGTTCTCATCAGCGGTGACACAATCAGCAACATGAGCTTAAAAGAGGTTCTCCAGGAACACAAGGACAGAAGGAAAAAAGACCCACTTGCTGTTATGACTATGATTATAAAGCATTCAAAACCTTCAATCCTGATGCACCAGACACGTTTGGGCACTGATGAAATTGTTATGGCGCTAGCATCTGAGACAAAGGAGCTACTTTATTATGAGGATAGGGCAGATAGCTCACACCTGTGCGTGACAATTGATAAGGATATACTGGCCAATAATCCTACTCTCCAGCTGCATAATAACATGGAG GATTGCTATATTGATATCTGCTCGCCAGACGTCCTTAGTCTTTTTACCGATAACTTTGACTATCAACATCTCCGGCGTCATTTTGTGAAGGGTTTACTTGTTGACGAT ATTATGGGATACAAAATCTATACTCATGAAATACACTCCAGCTATGCTGCAAGAATAGATAATTTCAGGAGTTATGATGCTGTGAGCAAAGATATAATACAAAGATGGACATACCCTATGGTGCCTGATGTGTTATCCTTTGGTAACTGCCATGAAATGAAACTTCACCGCCAAGGAATTTACAAGGCATCAG ATGTAACATTGTCGCATTCTGCACAAATTGGTGCGAATTCTGTTATTGGCAATGCAACAAGTATTGGAGAGCAGTGCAAGATATTGAATTCGGTAATTGGGGAAGGTTGCAGTATTGGGAAAAACGTTCTCATTCACGGTTCCTATATATGGGATAATGTCATAATTGAAGATGGATGCAAAGTGAGTAACTCCTTAGTCTGTGATGATGTGCATCTAAGGGCAGGGGCAATTGTTGAGCCTGGCTGCATATTATCGTTTAAG ATTAAAGTTGGAAAGAATGTTGTTGTTCCTGCCTATTCAAAAGTGTCACTACTTGACAAGCCTTCAAATGAAGATAGTGATGAGGAACTTGAGTATGCTGACACCAATTCTGGAGTTACAGATAGTGCAC CCTTTTCCAGCACGAGGGGTAATGCCGACCACCCTACCATCGTATCCGAGGATGATGAGTTAGGGGCATCTGAG aCTTGTACCTCTGGTGTCCTTGGTTACATATGGGCAAGTGGTGATACTGGAATTCTGGAGGAGTGGAGACAATCAATTGCTCCAATTCCTAAAGAAAAACTTCAAGAGTTGCAGCATGCTGTTTCTGTTGACGGTGATGTTGGATCAGAAGAAGACTTGAACAACCGTCCATCTGAAGCAGACCGTGACAATGATTCTGAGATTGGTGTGATTGAGGATGATGATTATACTAAGTTTGAGAAAGAG GTCGAAGAGACTTTCCAACGGGCAGTTGATGGGGTTCATCAAGATAATTTGATACTAGAAATCAACGCGCTCAG gTTGTCTTATAGCCTTCAACATGCAGATTGTGCTGGAGCAGTTTTCTATTCGATAATGAGGGCTGCATTAGTCGCTGCACAATCTACCAATG ATAGTCTTCTAAAGTCAACTGCGGACGCACTTACCAAGTGGAAGGATCTTCTACGCAATTACACCAAGACAGTTGATGAGGAG ATGGAAATACTATTGAAGTTCGAGGAAATGTGTCAAGAGATAACAAAAGAATTTTCTCCACTGTTTTCAAAG ATCTTGCCTTACCTATATGATAAGGAGATAGTTAGTGAAGTTGCAATTTTGAGATGGGCGGAAGAAAAGGAAAATGCCGACGAGCCGGATAAAGTTTTCGTTAAACAGTCTGATGTTTTTATTCAG TGGCTCAAGGAagctgaagaggaagatgaagatgacgaagaagaagagtag
- the LOC123119646 gene encoding translation initiation factor eIF-2B subunit epsilon isoform X1 produces MSQKKSRGGAAAREDADELSRSPLQAVLLADSFTLKFRPITLERPKVLLPLVNVPMIDYTLSWLETEGVEEVFVFCCAHAQQVKEHLEEAGWTGKPAAWEMAVMAVESHDAISAGDALRVMYGRGLINGDFVLISGDTISNMSLKEVLQEHKDRRKKDPLAVMTMIIKHSKPSILMHQTRLGTDEIVMALASETKELLYYEDRADSSHLCVTIDKDILANNPTLQLHNNMEDCYIDICSPDVLSLFTDNFDYQHLRRHFVKGLLVDDIMGYKIYTHEIHSSYAARIDNFRSYDAVSKDIIQRWTYPMVPDVLSFGNCHEMKLHRQGIYKASDVTLSHSAQIGANSVIGNATSIGEQCKILNSVIGEGCSIGKNVLIHGSYIWDNVIIEDGCKVSNSLVCDDVHLRAGAIVEPGCILSFKIKVGKNVVVPAYSKVSLLDKPSNEDSDEELEYADTNSGVTDSAREPAYPFSSTRGNADHPTIVSEDDELGASETCTSGVLGYIWASGDTGILEEWRQSIAPIPKEKLQELQHAVSVDGDVGSEEDLNNRPSEADRDNDSEIGVIEDDDYTKFEKEVEETFQRAVDGVHQDNLILEINALRLSYSLQHADCAGAVFYSIMRAALVAAQSTNDSLLKSTADALTKWKDLLRNYTKTVDEEMEILLKFEEMCQEITKEFSPLFSKILPYLYDKEIVSEVAILRWAEEKENADEPDKVFVKQSDVFIQWLKEAEEEDEDDEEEE; encoded by the exons atgtCTCAGAAGAAGTCGCGCGGCGGAGCCGCCGCCCGAGAAGACGCTGATGAGCTCTCGCGCTCGCCCCTCCAGGCCGTCCTCCTCGCCGACAGCTTCACGCTCAAGTTCCGGCCCATCACCCTCGAGCGCCCCAAG GTGCTGCTGCCGCTGGTGAACGTGCCCATGATCGACTACACGCTGTCCTGGTTGGAGACCGAGGGCGTTGAGGAGGTCTTCGTCTTCTGCTGTGCGCACGCGCAGCAGGTCAAGGAGCACCTGGAGGAGGCGGGCTGGACTGGGAAGCCCGCGGCCTGGGAGATGGCCGTCATGGCCGTCGAGTCGCATGATGCGATCAGCGCAGGCGACGCTCTCCGCGTCATGTACGGCCGTGGCCTT ATAAATGGTGACTTCGTTCTCATCAGCGGTGACACAATCAGCAACATGAGCTTAAAAGAGGTTCTCCAGGAACACAAGGACAGAAGGAAAAAAGACCCACTTGCTGTTATGACTATGATTATAAAGCATTCAAAACCTTCAATCCTGATGCACCAGACACGTTTGGGCACTGATGAAATTGTTATGGCGCTAGCATCTGAGACAAAGGAGCTACTTTATTATGAGGATAGGGCAGATAGCTCACACCTGTGCGTGACAATTGATAAGGATATACTGGCCAATAATCCTACTCTCCAGCTGCATAATAACATGGAG GATTGCTATATTGATATCTGCTCGCCAGACGTCCTTAGTCTTTTTACCGATAACTTTGACTATCAACATCTCCGGCGTCATTTTGTGAAGGGTTTACTTGTTGACGAT ATTATGGGATACAAAATCTATACTCATGAAATACACTCCAGCTATGCTGCAAGAATAGATAATTTCAGGAGTTATGATGCTGTGAGCAAAGATATAATACAAAGATGGACATACCCTATGGTGCCTGATGTGTTATCCTTTGGTAACTGCCATGAAATGAAACTTCACCGCCAAGGAATTTACAAGGCATCAG ATGTAACATTGTCGCATTCTGCACAAATTGGTGCGAATTCTGTTATTGGCAATGCAACAAGTATTGGAGAGCAGTGCAAGATATTGAATTCGGTAATTGGGGAAGGTTGCAGTATTGGGAAAAACGTTCTCATTCACGGTTCCTATATATGGGATAATGTCATAATTGAAGATGGATGCAAAGTGAGTAACTCCTTAGTCTGTGATGATGTGCATCTAAGGGCAGGGGCAATTGTTGAGCCTGGCTGCATATTATCGTTTAAG ATTAAAGTTGGAAAGAATGTTGTTGTTCCTGCCTATTCAAAAGTGTCACTACTTGACAAGCCTTCAAATGAAGATAGTGATGAGGAACTTGAGTATGCTGACACCAATTCTGGAGTTACAGATAGTGCACGTGAGCCTGCATACC CCTTTTCCAGCACGAGGGGTAATGCCGACCACCCTACCATCGTATCCGAGGATGATGAGTTAGGGGCATCTGAG aCTTGTACCTCTGGTGTCCTTGGTTACATATGGGCAAGTGGTGATACTGGAATTCTGGAGGAGTGGAGACAATCAATTGCTCCAATTCCTAAAGAAAAACTTCAAGAGTTGCAGCATGCTGTTTCTGTTGACGGTGATGTTGGATCAGAAGAAGACTTGAACAACCGTCCATCTGAAGCAGACCGTGACAATGATTCTGAGATTGGTGTGATTGAGGATGATGATTATACTAAGTTTGAGAAAGAG GTCGAAGAGACTTTCCAACGGGCAGTTGATGGGGTTCATCAAGATAATTTGATACTAGAAATCAACGCGCTCAG gTTGTCTTATAGCCTTCAACATGCAGATTGTGCTGGAGCAGTTTTCTATTCGATAATGAGGGCTGCATTAGTCGCTGCACAATCTACCAATG ATAGTCTTCTAAAGTCAACTGCGGACGCACTTACCAAGTGGAAGGATCTTCTACGCAATTACACCAAGACAGTTGATGAGGAG ATGGAAATACTATTGAAGTTCGAGGAAATGTGTCAAGAGATAACAAAAGAATTTTCTCCACTGTTTTCAAAG ATCTTGCCTTACCTATATGATAAGGAGATAGTTAGTGAAGTTGCAATTTTGAGATGGGCGGAAGAAAAGGAAAATGCCGACGAGCCGGATAAAGTTTTCGTTAAACAGTCTGATGTTTTTATTCAG TGGCTCAAGGAagctgaagaggaagatgaagatgacgaagaagaagagtag